One Paraburkholderia agricolaris DNA segment encodes these proteins:
- a CDS encoding MipA/OmpV family protein, with amino-acid sequence MLISRRKRIGKIRNKRTSIAAKSLVAVTLGGIGVLPGLVQAQTPSPLGEWQYSVGIPLQKMWQPEIPDWQVRVGAATSFQPRYEGSDRYHLMAGPSVDVRYKDLFFFSSGEGLGVNFAQGQNWRASLAAVYDLGRRAHDDQQELNGLGNINPAPGLKLSGEYVVSKDFPLVLRADVRRYFGGSNGWIGDLGAYMPMPGSTKKFFWFAGPNVTLADSNYMNAWYGVNQNQAAHSQYSQYHASAGFKSVGFGVSMVWLFDKHWFATADGAFEQLVGSAGNSPITHTRATGVADISINYRF; translated from the coding sequence GTGTTGATCAGCCGTAGAAAGCGAATCGGCAAGATTCGCAATAAACGAACAAGTATCGCGGCAAAGTCTCTGGTCGCCGTGACCCTGGGTGGTATCGGCGTTCTGCCGGGCTTGGTGCAGGCTCAAACGCCTTCGCCATTGGGCGAATGGCAGTATTCCGTAGGCATTCCGCTGCAGAAGATGTGGCAACCGGAGATTCCGGACTGGCAGGTGCGTGTCGGCGCGGCGACGTCGTTCCAGCCGCGTTACGAGGGCTCGGACAGGTATCACCTGATGGCGGGTCCGAGCGTCGACGTGCGTTACAAGGACCTGTTCTTCTTTTCGAGCGGAGAAGGCCTCGGGGTCAACTTCGCGCAAGGGCAGAACTGGCGTGCAAGTCTCGCCGCTGTCTACGATCTAGGGCGCCGCGCTCATGACGATCAGCAGGAGTTGAACGGACTCGGCAACATCAATCCCGCGCCGGGCCTCAAACTCTCCGGGGAATATGTCGTGTCGAAGGATTTCCCGCTCGTGCTGCGCGCCGACGTGCGGCGCTATTTCGGCGGCTCGAACGGCTGGATCGGCGATCTCGGCGCTTATATGCCGATGCCGGGCAGCACCAAGAAATTCTTCTGGTTCGCCGGGCCGAACGTGACCCTCGCGGACTCCAATTACATGAACGCCTGGTACGGTGTGAATCAGAATCAGGCGGCGCACTCGCAATACTCGCAGTATCACGCGAGCGCGGGCTTCAAGTCGGTGGGGTTCGGTGTCAGCATGGTGTGGCTATTCGACAAGCACTGGTTTGCCACGGCCGACGGCGCATTCGAACAACTGGTCGGCAGTGCGGGCAACAGTCCGATTACGCATACCAGGGCCACCGGTGTGGCCGATATCTCGATCAACTATCGCTTCTGA